GACCCTGCGGACTTCATGCGTACGGTCATGTAGATCAGATCGTTGTTGCTGCCCGGTGTGGGTCCGAACAGTTGCCAGTCCTGCCAGAAGTAGGGCTGCATGGCCCTGTTGGTCAGGCCCTGCACGCGGGACTTGACCGGTGAGTCGGGTGCGTTGAAGGCGAGGCAGGCGACCGTGTACAGCGCTACCGGTATCAGCGCAAGAGCGGTGAGTATCCGCAGGCGTGGCGATATCGCGTACTCGGGTGCTGATGCCGGGCCGCCACCTGTGCTGTTGGGGGATCGCCCGAAGGGCTTCATGGGGGCGCCTCCATTCTGAGTGGGGGTCTTCCTGTAGTCGGGGCGACGGCGTGCCCGACGGCGGGGGAGACCGCCGGGCACGCTTTCAGGTGGTGCGTGACCTACTTACCGGAGCCGGCAGATCAGTCGGCTCCGGTGGGCCGTTCAGTTGGCGTCGTACTGGGCGTCGCCCGGGATGATCCCGTGCAGTCCGTTCGGGCTGGTGGCGGGTCCGCCGCTCGACGAGGACGACGAGTCGCTGGATGAGGACCTGACCTTCGTCGTGACCTTCACCGCGGCCTCGGTGGCCTTGATGGCGGTTGCTGCGACGACGCTCTGGGCGACGGCGTGCCAGAACTGCGGCTGCACACCGTCGTTGACGACGGTCGCGGTGGCGACCGACTGCTGGGCAGCTGCCTTCTGCTGAGGCAGCGAGGTGGCCGACGCACTGGGCGCCCCGAGACCGGCGGCCCCGGTCGCGGCTATGGCGGTGATGACCGCCCCTGTGATGAGACGCTTGGCGTTCACTTTGCTCGCCTTCTGTATGGAATTGAGGTGTGTTGGAGTGTGTCCGGGCAGGGGAGGTCCCCGCGAGGACATGAAGAGACCGTTCGAATCGATTCGCTCGCGAAACGGTGCGTTTTGCACACAGCTCAACGACTTATGTGCAATCAATGAGGTGAAGCCAGAAAGAGTGGTCAGCACTTTCTGCGGAGAGTCCGGAAGAGTGGTCAGCCCTTCCGACGGAAATCACGCCGGTCCCCCTCGCGGATCGCGTAGAAGGTTGGGGAAACGTGCACATTTCCCGTCCCTGCAAAACGCAGCCCTCGGGTCGATGCCCGATGAATGCGACTGGGGCGTGTTTCCTGTGAAGGAACCTAACAGTGGGCTCAATGGAGTTTCAAGGGCGGCTTTGTTGCTCAGGGTGACGCCTTCTCGAGACCCTCAAAGGAACCTCAGATCCATGGTGTGATCTTTACTGGGCGTGCACCGTAATGGAATCTGTTGTTATGTCGGATTTCCTGGGTGTGGGAGTTTCCTGACCAGTGGCGCCTTGGGGGCAGGTGCTGTGCGCATGCTGCGCAGAAGCCAGTTGAGGGCTGTCGGGACTGAAGTGGATCCTTTGCCTCCGAAGTTCAATCTTTACTTCGGGCGGAGGTTCCGGGCAGCCGTTCGCGCAGCGACCGCGAGGGCGGTCACGCTGTGTGAGGTCAGGCTGCGGGGCTTCCCGCCGTACGGAAAGTGCGGCGGTATACCGTCGGCGGGACGCCCAGCGCGGACTGCAGGTGGGCGCGCATCGACTGGGCGGTGCCGAAGCCGGAGTCCCTGGCGACCTGGTCGATGGTGAGGTCCGAGGACTCCAGGAGGTGGCGGGCGCGTTCCACGCGTTGCTGGGTCAGCCACTGGCCGGGGCTGATGCCGGCCTCCTCGCGGAAGCGGCGGGTGAAGGTGCGGACCGACATCGCCTCCTGTTCGGCCATGTCGCGGAGCTGGATGGGCTCGTGGAGGCGGGCGAGGGCCCAGGCGCGGGCGGCTGTGGTCGTGGCCAACTGGGGCTCGGGGACCGGGCGTTGGATGAACTGGGCCTGGCCTCCGTCCCGGTGCGGGGGCACGACCGTGCGCCGGGCGACGTCGTTGGCGACCGCCGTACCGAAGTCGCGGCGCACGATGTGGATGCAGAGGTCGATCCCGGCGGCGACCCCGGCGGAGGTGAGGACGTCGCCGTCGTCGATGAACAGGACGTCGGGGTCGACCCGTACGGTCGGGAAGAGCCGCTGGAAGTGGTCGGCCGAGGCCCAGTGGGTGGTCGCGGGCCGGCCGTCGAGGTGCCCTGCGGCGGCGAGGACGTAGCCGCCGGTGCAGATGGAGACCAGGCGGGTGCCGGGGCGGATGTGGGCGAGGGCGGCGGCGAGCTCGGGGGTGAGCCTGCCTTCCTCGTGGACGGGGCCGAGTTCGTACGAGGCCGGGACGACGACCGTGTCGGCGGTGGCCAGGGCTTCGGGGCCGTGCTCGACGAGGACGGCGAAGTCGGCGTCGGTCTGGACGGGGCCGGGCGGGCGGACGGAGCAGGTGACGACTTCGTAGAGTCGGTTGCCGTCTGTGTCCCGTGCCAGCCCGAAGATCCTTTGGGGGATGCCGAGTTCGAAGGGGAGGAGGCCGTCGAGGGCGAGGACGACGACGCGGTGTCGGCGCATGGGTGACTCCTCCCGGTATGTGGAATGGGCTGGTGGTCCAGACCAGTCCTTGATATTCATCGCCATCGTGACCGATAAGCGCGCGCCGAGCCAGACCATTCCCGAACCGATAGCCGAGCCGGTGGAGGAAGCGGGGCAAACACTCTGGAACCGTAACTTCCGCTACTTCTTCACGGCCCGCACCATCGCCCGCTTCGGCGACGGGATGGTGCCGGTGGCGCTCGCGGCCGGGCTCCTGGACGCGGGCCACGGGGCGTCGTCGGTCTCGTTCGCGCTGGGCGCCTGGATGGTGTGCTTCTCCGGGTTCGTGATCGTGGGCGGGGTGCTGGCGGATCGTTTCACCCCGCGCCGGATGATGGTCCTGGCGGACGCGGTGCGGCTGGGTGCAACGGTCGTACTGGCACTGATCTTCGCGGCGGGCGCGCCCCCGCTGTGGCTGGTCTTCGCGCTGAGCGCGCTCAACGGCCTCGCGGCGGCACTCTTCCAGCCGGGGGTCGCGAGCATGCTGCCGCAGATGGTCCCGGACGTGCAGCGCGGCAACGCGATGCTGAACGTGGCCGAGTCCCTGACCACGATGGCGGGCCCGGCGGCGGCGGGCGCGCTGGTCGGATTCGGCGGCCCGGGGGTCGTCTTCGGGGTCAACGCGGGCACGTTCGCGGTGAGCGGCATCTGCCTCTTCATGATCCGCCTGGCGCCGGTGGCCCAGGTCCGGGGCGAGTCGTTCCTCGCCGACATCGCGGGCGGCTGGCGGGAGTTCAGGGCGCGGAGCTGGCTCTGGGGCGTGATCCTGGTCTGGACGGTGTACGGAGTGACGGTGCTCGGCCCCCTGGTCCCCCTGGAGGCGGTGGTGGTGACCGAGCGGCACGGCTCGACGATGTTCGGCGTGATGATGACGCTGAACGGGGCGGGCAACGCGGTCGGCGGGCTGCTGGCGATGCGCCTGCGCCCTCAACGCCCTCTGTACTCGGGGACGTTCGCCCTCTTCGGGATCGTCGCGAATGTGCTGGTGCTGGCGTACGACGTGCCGCTCGGGGTGATGGCGGCGGGGTTCTTCATCGGGGGCGCGGCGTTCGCGTACTGGCTGGTGATGTGGTCGACGACGGTCCAGACGCACGTCCCCCAGGAGGCGCTGAACAGGATCCACGCGTACGACGTGGCGGGCTCCCTGATCATGCTGGCGGTGGGCCGCGCCCTGGCGGGCCCGGTGGCGGAGGCGGTGGGCATGAAGCAGGTGTTGATCGCGGGGGCGGTGATCAACGTGGGGGTGTGCGGGGTGCTGTTCGCGGTGCCGGCTGTGCGGAATCTTCGGCGGAAGGGGTGAGGGGACCGCGCTCAGCGGAACTCGTGGACCAGCTCGATATCGCCGACGATGTGGTCGTTGAAGTCGTCCAACTCCTCCGCGGGGACCCACAGTTCGAGGATCGTGCGGCCCCCGGCCTGCTGCACCGGATAGCGGCGCAGGAACTCCGTCTCGACCTCGAAGCGGGTCACGTACCCGGCTCCGTCGAACCTCACGTTCCAGTCCCGCGCGATCCTGATCGCGTAGTCCTCGTTCATGACCGGGTAGAAGATCGGCTGCTCGGGCAGACGGGGCGGCCATGCGCGCCAGTTCAGCTCCTTGACCAGGTCCAGCTCCTTGGGGCCGGTCGGGCGCCACAGGGTTGTCGTTGCTTGGCGGGTGGTCATCGGGGTCGCTCTCGTCGCTGCTGGTCGGGGGAGCCGCCGACGATACGGGGACGGCCTGGCTGCCGGCCATGGGGTTTCCGCACCCCGTGGCCCGATCCTAACGACAGCTGTCCTTCGGGCCACTCACCGCGTGGCGCCGCCGTCCCCGATGCTGATTGACGTGACGCAGACAACCGACCTCCCCGCCGCCGGCACCGGCCTGCCCCGCGCACCCCGGCCCCGTATCCACCGTGCCTGGTTCGTCGCGGTGGTGACCTTCGTGACGATCATCGGGGCCGCCGCCTTCGCCTCGCTCCCCGGGCTGCTCATCGAGCCTCTGCACGACGAGTTCAAGTGGTCGCGCGGCACCATCGGCTTCGCCGTCTCCGTCAACCTCGCCCTCTACGGACTGACCGCCCCCTTCGCCGCCGCCCTCATGGACCGCTTCGGCATCCGCAAGGTCGTCGCCGTCGCGCTGACCGTCATCGCCATCGGGTCCGGGCTCACCGTGTGGATGACCGCCGCCTGGCAACTGGTCCTGTTCTGGGGCGTGTTGGTCGGCCTAGGCAGCGGCTCCATGGCGCTCGCCTTCGCCGCCACCGTCACCAACCGCTGGTTCGTGGAGAA
The sequence above is drawn from the Streptomyces sp. NBC_01465 genome and encodes:
- a CDS encoding MFS transporter codes for the protein MAIVTDKRAPSQTIPEPIAEPVEEAGQTLWNRNFRYFFTARTIARFGDGMVPVALAAGLLDAGHGASSVSFALGAWMVCFSGFVIVGGVLADRFTPRRMMVLADAVRLGATVVLALIFAAGAPPLWLVFALSALNGLAAALFQPGVASMLPQMVPDVQRGNAMLNVAESLTTMAGPAAAGALVGFGGPGVVFGVNAGTFAVSGICLFMIRLAPVAQVRGESFLADIAGGWREFRARSWLWGVILVWTVYGVTVLGPLVPLEAVVVTERHGSTMFGVMMTLNGAGNAVGGLLAMRLRPQRPLYSGTFALFGIVANVLVLAYDVPLGVMAAGFFIGGAAFAYWLVMWSTTVQTHVPQEALNRIHAYDVAGSLIMLAVGRALAGPVAEAVGMKQVLIAGAVINVGVCGVLFAVPAVRNLRRKG
- a CDS encoding GlxA family transcriptional regulator, with the translated sequence MRRHRVVVLALDGLLPFELGIPQRIFGLARDTDGNRLYEVVTCSVRPPGPVQTDADFAVLVEHGPEALATADTVVVPASYELGPVHEEGRLTPELAAALAHIRPGTRLVSICTGGYVLAAAGHLDGRPATTHWASADHFQRLFPTVRVDPDVLFIDDGDVLTSAGVAAGIDLCIHIVRRDFGTAVANDVARRTVVPPHRDGGQAQFIQRPVPEPQLATTTAARAWALARLHEPIQLRDMAEQEAMSVRTFTRRFREEAGISPGQWLTQQRVERARHLLESSDLTIDQVARDSGFGTAQSMRAHLQSALGVPPTVYRRTFRTAGSPAA